A single genomic interval of Halichondria panicea chromosome 2, odHalPani1.1, whole genome shotgun sequence harbors:
- the LOC135331396 gene encoding E3 ubiquitin-protein ligase MARCHF5-like, with amino-acid sequence MSSQQEMSVAVILDPVDRLITRVSPFALSVLGASCAYYVAFSYGVGVVVLVLGKEQSTNFFGNAAENPLKIVIGLPMIPVALITLEALDVEGRLLYFWREKVSSKLSYVPLLGGYIDWIWPTPCREPLQSSQDGLGGSMDYLARSMSAGLLLPFAAYLVGFCFRSVTKSNTKRIILGGLLYYSMKAIVKLYLRQEEYRRQGFRRVLNYNHITRNTLAE; translated from the exons ATGTCGAGCCAACAAGAAATGAGTGTTGCAGTCATCCTCGACCCTGTAGACAGATTAATCACCAGAGTGTCACCGTTTGCTTTAAGTGTCTTGGGAGCATCATGTGCTTACTATGTAGCTTTCTCGTATGGTGTTGGGGTGGTTGTGCTGGTACTGGGTAAGGAACAGTCGACAAACTTCTTTGGAAATGCGGCAGAAAATCCACTGAAGATTGTGATTGGCTTACCCATGATACCTGTGGCATTGATCACACTGGAAGCTCTGGATGTTGAAGGAAG ATTGCTCTACTTTTGGAGAGAGAAGGTGTCTTCTAAGCTGAGCTATGTCCCACTGCTGGGTGGCTACATTGACTGGATATGGCCCACTCCATGTAGGGAGCCGCTTCAATCCTCACAAGATGGCCTAGGGGGGAGCATGGATTATTTGGCCAGAAGCATGAGTGCTGGGCTTTTGCTACCCTTCGCTGCTTATCTGGTCGGATTCTGTTTTAGATCTGTTACCAAAAGCAACACAAAGAGAATTATTTTG GGAGGCTTGCTCTACTACTCAATGAAGGCTATTGTGAAGTTGTATCTCAGACAGGAAGAGTACAGAAGACAAGGTTTCAGAAGGGTTCTGAACTATAATCACATTACACGAAACACACTTGCAGAATAG
- the LOC135331394 gene encoding E3 ubiquitin-protein ligase MARCHF5-like codes for MDQPPTPKRLDSFSERTCWVCFATEEDEPGSDWTCPCMCRGATKWVHQVCLQQWIDEKQKGSSSIDVSCPQCQYPYQILYPSASPFLVCYEYLNRAITFSAPMILAGLTASSIYWVSFTYGIAVATVSLGRERSIAFFGNPESSILALTLPLLPWAVLSVKLVRLEVQALKFWYRFISPALYSLAKRIPILKSMATGHNPQKKFMAAPVAVLPFLSRCLLGTFSLPLIASTIGYALSYILKSQSSLRRTLLGGSIYLLLSYIAKISIEHHRGRLVGASPPTMATDYNFP; via the exons ATGGATCAACCACCAACTCCTAAAAGGCTTGATAGCTTCTCAGA GAGAACATGTTGGGTCTGCTTTGCCACTGAAGAGGACGAGCCTGGAAGCGATTGGACTTGTCCGTGCATGTGTCGTGGTGCTACAAAGTGGGTGCACCAAGTTTGCCTTCAGCAGTGGATAGACGAAAAGCAAAAAGGCAGCTCTTCAATTGACGTTAGCTGTCCGCAATGTCAGTATCCATATCAAATCCTCTACCCGAGTGCGAGTCCATTCCTTGTCTGTTATGAGTACCTAAACAGAGCGATTACTTTCAGTGCCCCGATGATATTGGCCGGGCTGACAGCATCTTCAATATACTGGGTATCCTTCACATATGGTATAGCTGTAGCTACAGTGTCTCTTGGTAGGGAACGCTCTATCGCATTCTTTGGCAACCCCGAGTCTTCGATTCTTGCTCTCACTCTTCCTCTCTTGCCCTGGGCTGTTCTCAGTGTGAAGTTGGTTCGATTGGAAGTCCAGGCCCTGAAATTCTGGTACAGATTCATCTCTCCAGCACTTTATTCCCTAGCCAAGCGGATTCCAATTCTAAAATCAATGGCCACTGGACACAATCCTCAAAAGAAATTCATGGCTGCCCCTGTGGCAGTACTCCCCTTTCTCTCTCGCTGTCTGCTTGGAACCTTCTCGCTCCCCTTGATTGCCTCCACTATCGGATATGCCCTCTCCTATATTCTGAAGTCACAGAGCTCTCTCAGAAGAACTTTACTG GGTGGATCAATATATCTTCTACTCTCCTACATCGCAAAGATCAGCATTGAACACCACAGAGGCCGGCTGGTAGGAGCAAGTCCACCCACCATGGCCACTGACTACAATTTCCCGTAA